In Channa argus isolate prfri chromosome 15, Channa argus male v1.0, whole genome shotgun sequence, the DNA window gAACTTGAAAAGATATCAAACAAACTGCAGTCAGCAACTTTTGGCTTGGAGCACATCTTCAGAGAAATGGGACAAATCTATGAAGCCCATAAAGCTCTGAATCAGACTGACTGGTCTAAATACCCTGAGCTGGCTGCAGAGCTGATGATATCAGGACACCCGATGGAGCTGATGGATGGTGATGCAGGTCATGTGCCTTTAACATGGATCTCCAGTCTCTTAGATGAAGTCATCCGGAAACTGGGCGACCAGAGAGTTTTTGTGTTGTCAGTTTTGGGCGTACAAAGCAGTGGAAAATCAACAATGCTGAATGCCATGTTTGGGTTGCAGTTTGCAGTGAGTGCTGGCAGGTGCACCAAGGGAGCCTTCATGCAGCTGGTCAAAGTGTCagaggagatgaagaaagaCTTTCAGTTTGACTATGTTCTAGTGGTGGACACTGAAGGACTGCGTGCTCTTGAGCTGGCAGGTAACACCAATCTTCACCGCGACAATGAACTGGCAACATTTGTTGTTGGTCTGGGAAACATGACACTGATCAACATCTTTGGAGAGAATCCAGCTGACATGCAGGATGTTCTGCAGATTGTTGTTCAGGCCTTTATGAGGATGAAGAAAGTGAAAGTTTCTccaagttgtgtgtttgttcaccAGAATGTTACAGATATtgcagctgcagagaaaaacatggaTGGAAAGAGACGCCTGCAGGAAAAACTGGACCAAATGACAAAGCTTGCAGCCAAAGAGGAGGTTTGTGATGCTGAGGGTTTCAGTGATGTCATTGCATTTGATGTGcagaaagatgtgaaatactTTGCCCAACTGTGGGAGGGAAGTCCACCTATGGCTCCTCCAAATCCAGGTTACAGTGAGTGCATCCAAGATCTGAAGAACTTCATCCTCTCTAAAGCTTCACAGTCTGCTGGGATGACTCTCTCACACTtcaaaaccaaaatccaggacctgTGGAATGCCCTGATGAATGAACACTTTGTCTTCAGCTTCAAAAATACACTGGAAATTGCAGTTTACAGAAAACTTGAGGTCCAGTACGGGAACTGGACCTGGAACCTGAGGAGCAACATGTTGACCATTGAAAACCAGCTTCATACCAGAGTTGAAAATGGAGACATTGACAAAGTTGAGGTCAGTTTTCTAAACAAAGAAATTAGTAAAACATATGAAGAAATCAGAAATAATTTGACAACATACtttgaagagaaaagagaaaaagaaatgctggTTCAGTGGCGAGGCCGATTTGAACAAAAAATTAAGGAGTTTCATGATGAACTGGTGAAaggagcaaaaagaaaactggagGAAGTTCTTCAGCAGAAGAAGGCTTGTAAAAAACTAGATGCTCAGAAGACAGAGTTTGAGAGGAATCTGCTACAAAAGAGCAAAGAACTCGCTCACCAGTTAAAAGACAAGGTCGAAGATGAAGAGGAACTAGAAAAGCAGTTCAAGTCTGTTTGGAGTCACTGGGTTAATGAACTAACTGCAGATACAAAACCTATTGAGGACATCAACTTGGAAGAAGATCAGTTTAATGTTCTTAAAGAGCTTGGTATTGAATGGACTTATGTAAGTGAATCCAAAAGCAGTGGGAGATACAGAAACATATCAAGTATTGGTGATTACAGGGATTATGTGTCCTTCACCAAGCACCAAGATCACGGTGACACGAACCAACAATCTCAAGTCAATCAGATGGGAAAGTTTGAACAAGGAAAACAATATCTTTTAAACCAAGCTGCCAGACTAAAACATTACATGACAGGGTATCTTCAGCATGAAGACCAACAACTGATCAGATCTctgactgaaaatgttgaagCACAGTGCATCAATGCAATCAAGAGCAAACCTGTAGCCACAAGAGGCTACAGTCCAACTTACGTACAAGAAATGGCCAAAAGTGTAAAAGAGAAAGTGACAGAATTTGattcaaaatggaaatacacaCTGAAAAAGGAGTTTACAGTTGAtctgatactgtatgtgtttcacAGAGCTGATAGTTGGCTTTTAGAGTctcacaaaaactacaaaatgaacAATGATGCTGTCACTTATTTAGaaagcaagaaaacacaatATTACAACATTTTCAGAAGTTTCTGCAAAGGAAGTTCATCTGCTGTTGTGTTCGCAGAACTGatctgtgaaaaactgaaaGTTTCCATTGTTAAGGCTGCTTGTAACAAGGCTGCCATTGATCTGGCTGGAGAGATGAGGAGCAATTTCCCAGCATTCAATGGGAACAGACTGAACTTGGAGAAACATGTGTTGAAGTCACTGGCAGAGAAAGAGGATTTTAATGGTTTCATCACCTACATCCACCACCCAAGGAACCATGTCGAGACTTTTATAAAAGAGGAGGTAAACAAATACATCTTCACGGATCATAAAGATAAAGCTCTGAATATACTCAAGAAAAATGTTGAAGACATGTGTAAACTAGTGAGTCAAGCTTTATTTACAGCAACAGACAAAGTCAAAACCAAAGAAGGAGACATAGACATGTGGCTGCagcagttttccagtttgctaAAAAATGATCTGACATTTGAGACCATCTGTTCTCAAAACTTCAGTGACATAAacaattttgacttttttaaagaaGAGATAGACAAAGGTCTTAAGATAAGCAACATCCCCCCTGGACATGAGGAATTCAGGGAGAAACCTCATAAATTCCTCATTGATCAACTGTGTAACTGCTGCTGGGTCAAGTGTCCATTCTGTTCAGCAGTTTGTACCAACACGATAAAAGATCACAGTCCTGAGGATCACAGTGTCCTTTTTCATCGGTCAACTTCAGTCAATGGTGTGCACTACAGAAACTCAGTGGAACTGTGTGTTGAATTCTGCACAACAAATGTTGCGAGTACTGGAAGCTTTTACCCTCGTGGGGATTCAGAAGAGGTCATTCCATTTAAACTGTACCGAACTGCTGGAAAAGGGTTTCAGGATTGGAGCATTACTCCTGATGGGTCTAATCTGAAATACTGGAAATGGTTTGTGTTTGAATTTCAAACTGAACTGGTAAATcactataaattaaaatttgaaggTCTTGGTAAAATTCCTGATGATTGGGCAAAATGCACTAAAGAACAAGCTATTCAAAGTCTGgatgaaatgtacaaaatgtgaCTGATTGAATACAACTACAACCTTGTTTAAAATCAAGATAGTAGTTTTCACATATTTATGCATGAATCACATTATGTAGATTAGTAGATTATGTCTTTGACTAATAAATGTGGACAGTCAGTCATTAAAATTACAGGTGATTTGACTGTTATGTACACAACTGTGATCACCTCATTTATTTAAGTTGGATAGTGAAGACTTCTGCAAATACTTTCCATAGAGGTAAAGCACAACTTGTAGAAGAGAGAGTAAGAAGGACGGGATAAGTTTTcccttcatttacatttacattggagatttcataataaaaccaaatatgtGACATTTTGCAGCTGAAGGTTAATTAACATAGAGTACGTTGTCAGAAGTTATCAGCTTTTTTAAGAACTGAACGCATATTTGTTAACTATTTACTGCTATTCAAATCTTAAAATCATGTGAATTATtatctgtttgcatttttgtatattGTCATAGTCTCTACAATTGGGCgaaagaacataaacataaatggcAAAGGATGGTTGATATTTCTGAAGTGTTTAGTTAATATAATTTCAAAGAGTGTTTTATTATATTGGCATCTGCATgagctttattttaattactactCTGTCTATGCATCACTGCTATCCAGGTTTGAGTGTAAGCAGATTAGTTAAGTGATGAAAGGAAAATACTGATCTATCAAATAAAGGCAGAAATGCTCATGaagattttgtcatttatttatttgattataaaACAGAATTTGTTGAGTTTGACATCCCGTGCTATTAATGAGCATAAttcttataataaaaataacaacttcATATCCACTAAAAACCATGTTCCTTTACTTACTGTACGTACCTGCTATAGACCACAGTATATTAAAACCTAAGTTTATGTATCTAACTGGGTATACAGAAGCTAAATAACCACAGTTTCAGTCAAGGGTAAAGTCAAGGTatagttttattcaaatttggAACTAAACTCttgaaaaatggagaaaataaaattaatttgaagaGTCATTAGGTGGATGTTTTGGGAATTCATTCATtaagttattattaaaatatatgagAGTTAAATCTTGATGATTCacaggaaagagagaaggagattTAATTCTATGAGAGGCCCCCTGAACCATAAATCATACTAagtcacacacactgcatcatAATCTCACACGTACATTACTATACTCTTTTACACATATAGCAACCTTTTTTATGACAATCATAAAATTCATTCTTGTGTTTCCTATCATACTCACCTACACGTAATACTACTTTCTCTAACAAAACTAGATTCATATGCACATGTTACATTCTTGCATGATGGTTTATGAAAAAGAGGACaatattatatgtatttaataatgataaaaaatgtaatgagggcaacagtgtatgtttaacaaaatgttgcatATGTATGAGTTCATAATATTGTATTTCATACTGAACTGTAGCAAATGAAACAGAGATGAATAAGACACGTATATGACAATTATCATGTAAGAAACAGAATGAtagttaatgtaaaaaatattgacTGGATATGTGAATGACAATACTTGTTAGAGTGCAACAGTTTGATTGAATGGGAAGTAAGTTTGATTGCAAAGGAAATAATATCAAATTTTGATCCTGATTGAGTTCTGTGTAAACTAAGAGAGATTTCATGGCTTTGACCTGCTTTCTCAGTTAATGGTCAGTCATGAACAGAAAATCGTGGACCGACAGCAACTTAATGAAGCCATTGGCCTcttaagcaacattttaaattccGCAACGGCTGTCACAGCAATGTCAGAAATGTTGGAGCAAAATCGACAGACATCCATAAGGGAAACatctgatgctgatgctgctgatggCGAGGAACCAGGAACCAGCCTTAATGTTATTCAAGTGATGTGACCCCGACATCAAACTCAgcagtattttggtgcattgACATCAAAGCCAAGGAAGAGGTGAGTTAACTGAATTAACGCTGGTGAAATGAACTTTTATCTCCATATCCGACGCTagtgtttcatttgtttaactATTTAATGCTAAAACTATTGCGAAACTGAAATCTTGCAGAAAATACTAACTTTATTTCAAAGTGGGATGAAATTTATTACCCCATCCAGCATGATATGAATTTATTACCCCATCCAGCATGGGATGAAGTTTATTACCACATCCAGCATGGGATGAAGTTTATTACCACATCCAGCATGGGATGAAGCAAGCACAAAACCATGAAAGTGACCATAACATAACTGGTTTTGAAATTAGGAAAATGTTGGACTGCAGACTGTCATTGCAGATATAAGAGAAGCATTCAACACCAGACTCCCTGAggatttctaatattttttttttttttttttttttgtcctttcagctttttcctgtgagttcagggtcaccacagtggatcattgtctgcatgttgatttggcacagtttttatgccggatgcccttcctgacgcaaccctccccaatttctaccgagcttggaCCGTCCCTGCACAGCTGGGTAAGTAAATcttatgttttgtcatttctatATCATTTCTATATCGGTATTTCATCCCTGGTCAAGCTATTACCGTAAGCCTTGTCCATGGTGGTTCTCCACCAGGATTCTTTTCACCAACTTTGTATTCCTGACTAGTTGGTGGGATATCTTCAGTGAAGCCTGTCTTTAAAGGCATTATTGATCCTGACTTTTAGGAGAAggttaaaaaggtaaaaatattattataaatcttTACTTTATTCGAAGTCAAGTTACAGACTCACTTAGTCTTTCACTTGTCACATAGGATTGACTTAGCTGAGCCAATCATAGTTAAGCACGACAACTGTAGCTGGACAAAGGAGTCAGTTCTTTAGGAAATCATGCTGCCTTGGTAAAGCTTGAAGGCCtgatgacaaaacatttaaccaCTAATCTGCAGCTAAAGGCAGATAGTTATGTGTCACAGTTCATTAGtgcaaacacaatcaaattaagccacaaaacaatatttgtttgCTAAATCAGTTTTTATAACCAAACCAGTGTCCTAAATAAACAGCATCATTTTGGTGCAGCGAAGCATTTTTCAACATGTAGGCTTCAGATTTAAGCTTTATAATCTTGTTTTTCTAAACTCTCAGCAAATGAAATCTTTCTTTGTCTTGGGATTTTTAGGTGTCAGAATGAACATCTTTGTAGAACCTTTTGCAAACCACAGAACCACTGCAAGATTACCTGGAGATGCTGGGTGTC includes these proteins:
- the LOC137099578 gene encoding interferon-induced very large GTPase 1-like isoform X6, translating into MEMEEHYSTTAAGGGGASEIKSVSQSVTDRKVDGFEESAATTKFDSVNKVGEEEKPDQNDERKGRKFENYKVIPELTLVLIGDTNSIELGSNNILLDYDAQTIKETDVKTDENKLKSVKIYEENKTFETLFDRLHLQDKLQQTLSLADFLKISPAVEQDHETSEKDLAHTFLQRLMMLDYRARYIPVKQSRAEMSQSETDPVLEISDTEDDDFDALFSSSVDSDHSKQTHVHPMDVQMAVYHCSDSFLKQNMVTKLSQCQYALPLLVPDPNTMDIECPLWTFRQIINTWKITQTKDNSNIVTMKNMPICKAETPMVSFSRLGSLSVSKSQLMNTLINDRHSTFFHRNCPGSTKSRHLMDGVAEIAWYCPAGKPNDAFTDCTAFCNLHGDALLTEKQRDILTEKSSVNVVLLPTLEKGDKSWAVISDLLKSPKPLICLITDNDCGAVQMKEGKYRIGLKDRSQADVSENLKRIIGEILSGPHQSFQLETMADVSEIRVDEDDKVCQKGKSAALNIVNLLQEMDVSKIKDQFLPCQGELWHKWCRINKELYHLKGNIEEEKCRKKHELIQIRQKQCSASCSLLMKLFIENLSSLPTTEKQYFLKWTQILIDALSTDDLSSILQSYDEKWSEVLDLKKKHDKSDLLKIKQSELEKISNKLQSATFGLEHIFREMGQIYEAHKALNQTDWSKYPELAAELMISGHPMELMDGDAGHVPLTWISSLLDEVIRKLGDQRVFVLSVLGVQSSGKSTMLNAMFGLQFAVSAGRCTKGAFMQLVKVSEEMKKDFQFDYVLVVDTEGLRALELAGNTNLHRDNELATFVVGLGNMTLINIFGENPADMQDVLQIVVQAFMRMKKVKVSPSCVFVHQNVTDIAAAEKNMDGKRRLQEKLDQMTKLAAKEEVCDAEGFSDVIAFDVQKDVKYFAQLWEGSPPMAPPNPGYSECIQDLKNFILSKASQSAGMTLSHFKTKIQDLWNALMNEHFVFSFKNTLEIAVYRKLEVQYGNWTWNLRSNMLTIENQLHTRVENGDIDKVEVSFLNKEISKTYEEIRNNLTTYFEEKREKEMLVQWRGRFEQKIKEFHDELVKGAKRKLEEVLQQKKACKKLDAQKTEFERNLLQKSKELAHQLKDKVEDEEELEKQFKSVWSHWVNELTADTKPIEDINLEEDQFNVLKELGIEWTYVSESKSSGRYRNISSIGDYRDYVSFTKHQDHGDTNQQSQVNQMGKFEQGKQYLLNQAARLKHYMTGYLQHEDQQLIRSLTENVEAQCINAIKSKPVATRGYSPTYVQEMAKSVKEKVTEFDSKWKYTLKKEFTVDLILYVFHRADSWLLESHKNYKMNNDAVTYLESKKTQYYNIFRSFCKGSSSAVVFAELICEKLKVSIVKAACNKAAIDLAGEMRSNFPAFNGNRLNLEKHVLKSLAEKEDFNGFITYIHHPRNHVETFIKEEVNKYIFTDHKDKALNILKKNVEDMCKLVSQALFTATDKVKTKEGDIDMWLQQFSSLLKNDLTFETICSQNFSDINNFDFFKEEIDKGLKISNIPPGHEEFREKPHKFLIDQLCNCCWVKCPFCSAVCTNTIKDHSPEDHSVLFHRSTSVNGVHYRNSVELCVEFCTTNVASTGSFYPRGDSEEVIPFKLYRTAGKGFQDWSITPDGSNLKYWKWFVFEFQTELVNHYKLKFEGLGKIPDDWAKCTKEQAIQSLDEMYKM
- the LOC137099578 gene encoding interferon-induced very large GTPase 1-like isoform X4 encodes the protein MEMEEHYSTTAAGGGGASEIKSVSQSVTDRKVDGFEESAATTKFDSVNKVGEEEKPDQNDERKGRKFENYKVIPELTLVLIGDTNSIELGSNNILLDYDAQTSQFSLKLYDLCGRYISVINLLGLKSPEKFPVNQGIHAFLLLLPNALHNNHYSSGLQWLEKAFGKRSLSYVLTVVTHKSDENCESALTDLKANSSFTEKRYHTCTRSMTDGSEIIALLEKIDVMVSENDPHCYSGLMSDETKEQEEDLDPISTETKTDPSVKETDVKTDENKLKSVKIYEENKTFETLFDRLHLQDKLQQTLSLADFLKISPAVEQDHETSEKDLAHTFLQRLMMLDYRARYIPVKQSRAEMSQSETDPVLEISDTEDDDFDALFSSSVDSDHSKQTHVHPMDVQMAVYHCSDSFLKQNMVTKLSQCQYALPLLVPDPNTMDIECPLWTFRQIINTWKITQTKDNSNIVTMKNMPICKAETPMVSFSRLGSLSVSKSQLMNTLINDRHSTFFHRNCPGSTKSRHLMDGVAEIAWYCPAGKPNDAFTDCTAFCNLHGDALLTEKQRDILTEKSSVNVVLLPTLEKGDKSWAVISDLLKSPKPLICLITDNDCGAVQMKEGKYRIGLKDRSQADVSENLKRIIGEILSGPHQSFQLETMADVSEIRVDEDDKVCQKGKSAALNIVNLLQEMDVSKIKDQFLPCQGELWHKWCRINKELYHLKGNIEEEKCRKKHELIQIRQKQCSASCSLLMKLFIENLSSLPTTEKQYFLKWTQILIDALSTDDLSSILQSYDEKWSEVLDLKKKHDKSDLLKIKQSELEKISNKLQSATFGLEHIFREMGQIYEAHKALNQTDWSKYPELAAELMISGHPMELMDGDAGHVPLTWISSLLDEVIRKLGDQRVFVLSVLGVQSSGKSTMLNAMFGLQFAVSAGRCTKGAFMQLVKVSEEMKKDFQFDYVLVVDTEGLRALELAGNTNLHRDNELATFVVGLGNMTLINIFGENPADMQDVLQIVVQAFMRMKKVKVSPSCVFVHQNVTDIAAAEKNMDGKRRLQEKLDQMTKLAAKEEVCDAEGFSDVIAFDVQKDVKYFAQLWEGSPPMAPPNPGYSECIQDLKNFILSKASQSAGMTLSHFKTKIQDLWNALMNEHFVFSFKNTLEIAVYRKLEVQYGNWTWNLRSNMLTIENQLHTRVENGDIDKVEVSFLNKEISKTYEEIRNNLTTYFEEKREKEMLVQWRGRFEQKIKEFHDELVKGAKRKLEEVLQQKKACKKLDAQKTEFERNLLQKSKELAHQLKDKVEDEEELEKQFKSVWSHWVNELTADTKPIEDINLEEDQFNVLKELGIEWTYVSESKSSGRYRNISSIGDYRDYVSFTKHQDHGDTNQQSQVNQMGKFEQGKQYLLNQAARLKHYMTGYLQHEDQQLIRSLTENVEAQCINAIKSKPVATRGYSPTYVQEMAKSVKEKVTEFDSKWKYTLKKEFTVDLILYVFHRADSWLLESHKNYKMNNDAVTYLESKKTQYYNIFRSFCKGSSSAVVFAELICEKLKVSIVKAACNKAAIDLAGEMRSNFPAFNGNRLNLEKHVLKSLAEKEDFNGFITYIHHPRNHVETFIKEEVNKYIFTDHKDKALNILKKNVEDMCKLVSQALFTATDKVKTKEGDIDMWLQQFSSLLKNDLTFETICSQNFSDINNFDFFKEEIDKGLKISNIPPGHEEFREKPHKFLIDQLCNCCWVKCPFCSAVCTNTIKDHSPEDHSVLFHRSTSVNGVHYRNSVELCVEFCTTNVASTGSFYPRGDSEEVIPFKLYRTAGKGFQDWSITPDGSNLKYWKWFVFEFQTELVNHYKLKFEGLGKIPDDWAKCTKEQAIQSLDEMYKM